In the genome of Thermoflexus sp., one region contains:
- a CDS encoding PH domain-containing protein: MGYIEQLLGENERVLFQTRQHPLVLLRPVLGYGIPAGVLIGMTIASGLLFPPFTLPVVIAGLALAAIPLALLIRSLLRWWNEVYLVTTRRVVQVEGILNKNVLDSSLEKVNDVVLRQSMWGRLFNYGDIEILTGSEIGVNRLNRIADPLRFKQVMLDQKAMLGERPGMESAGGSEIEVLLAQLEMLHRSGLLSDQEFEEKKRTLLRREEHNS, translated from the coding sequence ATGGGCTATATCGAACAACTGCTGGGCGAGAATGAGCGCGTCCTTTTCCAGACTCGGCAGCATCCCCTGGTCCTCCTCCGCCCGGTGCTGGGTTATGGGATCCCTGCGGGCGTCCTGATCGGCATGACCATCGCCAGCGGCCTTCTCTTTCCTCCGTTCACGCTCCCGGTAGTGATCGCGGGCCTGGCCCTGGCGGCGATCCCACTGGCCCTGCTGATCCGATCCCTGCTTCGCTGGTGGAACGAAGTGTATCTGGTGACCACGCGGCGGGTAGTCCAGGTGGAGGGGATCCTGAACAAAAACGTTCTTGACTCTTCCCTCGAAAAGGTTAATGATGTGGTCCTGCGCCAATCCATGTGGGGACGCCTGTTCAACTATGGGGACATCGAAATCCTCACCGGGAGCGAGATCGGAGTGAACCGTCTGAACCGCATCGCTGATCCTCTGCGCTTCAAGCAGGTCATGCTGGATCAGAAGGCCATGTTAGGGGAACGCCCAGGAATGGAGAGCGCAGGAGGCAGCGAGATCGAGGTTCTGCTGGCGCAACTGGAGATGCTGCATCGCAGCGGTCTGTTGAGCGATCAGGAGTTCGAAGAGAAGAAGCGGACTCTGCTGAGGCGAGAGGAGCATAATTCATGA
- a CDS encoding purine-nucleoside phosphorylase — protein MQVHEVIPRSEYEAAAAWIRERIPFPPRIGLVLGSGLAALADVVDGAIVLAFTEIPGFPAATVEGHPGRVIVGQLEGHPVMVLQGRAHFYEGYSVQRITLPIRVMQLLGIRILILTNAAGGINPSFRPGDVMILRDHIGLFGMAGANPLRGPNEADWGPRFPDLSRAYDPALRALAREVAEAEGIPIHEGVYVMLGGPSFETPAEVRFLRLIGADAVGMSTVPEVIVACHGGMRVLALSGISNVLNPDAFEPPSHEEVLQAGRVLVPRLMTIIRGVLRKLEEK, from the coding sequence ATGCAAGTTCATGAAGTGATCCCTCGATCGGAATATGAGGCGGCCGCCGCGTGGATCCGGGAACGGATCCCCTTTCCACCGCGAATCGGGCTGGTGCTGGGCTCCGGCCTCGCCGCGCTGGCCGATGTGGTGGATGGAGCGATTGTCCTCGCCTTCACAGAGATCCCTGGCTTCCCGGCCGCCACTGTCGAAGGACATCCCGGACGGGTGATCGTGGGGCAGCTGGAGGGGCACCCCGTGATGGTGCTCCAGGGGCGCGCCCATTTCTATGAGGGCTATTCGGTCCAGCGGATCACCCTACCGATCCGGGTGATGCAACTTCTGGGCATTCGCATTCTGATCCTGACCAACGCGGCGGGCGGGATCAATCCATCGTTCCGGCCCGGGGATGTGATGATTCTCCGCGATCACATCGGCCTCTTCGGGATGGCAGGAGCCAACCCTCTCCGAGGGCCGAATGAGGCGGATTGGGGCCCCCGCTTTCCTGATCTGTCCCGCGCCTACGATCCAGCGCTACGAGCGCTGGCCCGGGAGGTTGCCGAAGCGGAAGGCATCCCGATCCATGAGGGCGTCTATGTAATGCTGGGCGGGCCCAGCTTTGAGACGCCAGCCGAGGTGCGATTCCTCCGTTTGATCGGAGCCGATGCGGTCGGGATGTCCACCGTCCCGGAGGTGATCGTCGCCTGCCACGGCGGGATGCGGGTTCTGGCCTTGTCCGGAATCTCCAATGTTCTGAACCCAGATGCTTTTGAGCCGCCCAGTCACGAGGAGGTCCTCCAGGCAGGCCGGGTTCTGGTCCCCCGGCTGATGACGATCATCCGGGGTGTGCTGCGGAAGCTCGAAGAGAAATAA